From the Paenibacillus sp. MMS20-IR301 genome, the window GAAAGTGAGATTTTCACAGCCTTATCCAAAATCGTCCAGTCCGCTAACCGCTACAATTGGAATGTGGATTCTATTCTGCGGAGATTCGCGGCTTACATTCCCTACCGGCAATATTCCAGTATTTTCGGTGTAAGCAACAAACTGATAATGAACGATAATTATACCCGGTTCTGCAAAGAACTGGCTGCTTATTACTTGTCACGCAGGCGTTACAATAATGATGATGTCAGCATGCGGGGTGTAGACCTGTCCGTCAAACTCGACAATACCCAGAATGTGATCCGGGGGACCTTGTCCGTGGATTTCGAAATTCTTCTTTCCGATTCCACCTGGCTTAATTAAGCGTTGATAACGTGGAGTATACTACCTTGAACTATAAAATACCCCCACAAAGTGGGGCTTCCGCTTCGAGGTTGACTCAGGTACTTTGCGTGGACCCCGAAACATATACATTCTAGTCTTTATAAAAAACGGCTGAGATTCCTCCGGGAATGCTCAGCCGTTTCTGTTTGTGCCGGCAGATGATGGCGGGCGGCAGTTAGCCGCCGATCTGTGACATCCGGCGGGTGGTAGGGGTATGGCTTTGCGCCTTCCGCTCCAGCGCCAGCGCCATTTCATGATTATGCGGCTTGTTGCCCAGTGCCTGGCGGAACAGTGCCTGTACCGCAGCCGGATCGCTTATCAGCGGACGCACATTATATTCATCTGCCCAATAGAGGCAGGCCTTGATATTACCGTCGGCGGTGAGCCGCAGCCGGTTGCAGTTGTCGCAGAAATGCTCGCTTACCGGATGAATCAGTCCGAAGGTACCCTTGGCTCCGGCAACCCGCCTGTTTTGCGAAGGGCCGTTGCCGGAAGGCATGTCGGCTTCCTCGGTGCTCCAGCCGGCTTCATTGCATGCTGCTACTACAGTTTCGAGCGGAAGGTAGGTCTGCCGCCAGGCATCGCTGCTGCTGCCGATCGGCATATATTCAATAAAACGTACATTCAGCGGGCTGTCCAGCGTTAGCGCGATGAAATCCTTAATCTCATCATCATTTATCCCCTTCATCAGCACGACATTGAGCTTGATGGGGGAGAGACCGGCAGCCTCCGCAGCTTCAATGCCTTTCAGTACTTTGATTACCTCGCCCCCGCGGGTAATCATAGCGAAGCGGTCCTGCCGCAGGGAGTCGAGGCTGATGTTCACCCGTGACAAGCCTGCCTGCTTCAGGGATGCGGCCTTCATGGGCAGCAGCAGACCGTTTGTGGTCAGCGAAATATCGTCAATGCCCGGAATAGCGGCGATCATGGAGACCAGCTTCTCCAGCTCCCTGCGCACCAGCGGCTCGCCTCCGGTCAGCCGGACCTTACGCAGTCCGAGCGGTGCCAGCGCCTGCACTACGGCGGCAATTTCCTCATAGCTCATAATCTCGTCCTGCGGCTGGAATTGCATTCCTTCCGCAGGCATACAATAAATACAGCGCAGGTTGCAGCGGTCTGTAACCGAAATCCGGAGATAATCATGCAGGCGTCCAAAAGGGTCCGTCAGCGGCTCCATGGCGTTGCTCCCTTCATCTGTGAGGTTTTGCTTTAAATTTTAGTGAATATCCTTTTCGCAGTCAATCTTCGGGTACGGAAATCCGGTGGAATCAGCAGCTCAGAAGGAGGGGGAAGGCTTTATAAACGGACAAACTGAATCATATGCGGCACAGAATAAAAGGCCCAGGCTAATTTTGACAAATGTACGACAATTTCAGGGAATGGTCATAGAATGCTCACCGAAAGCGCTTTACATTTTCGATATAATTTAAGTGCGGAAGATTACAACTTTATAACCTATCACTTTTGCGAAGAGCACAGCTATGATACCGGAACGCTCAGGCGGCAATCCGAGGGGATGCCCCGGCGCCCGGCAAACCAATAGGGAGGATTTGCAAAATGACTATACCTACAGTTCCATCACTTGTCGTGCCGGAGGCGTTCAGCCGCTGGTTGGAGAGTCGGGGATTAATATATCAGCTGCTTGTTGATTTCTATGGAAGAAAACCATCGCTTTCCCTGGTCGCTGAATGGAGAGGCAAACGCGAAATGAGCTTTGCTGCGGAGATGACCGAAGGCGGGCGGGAGATCAAGCGGTACCTGTGCAGCCAGGAGCCTGCAATGTTACGTTCCATCTGCGAGAAGGAGAAGCTCGAATATACACGCCTGATGAATGAGCATGCGGTCAGCCCTTTCGTAGCCCGTGAAGCGGCTCAGCTGGGCCGTGAGGAAGAATTCTGCAATGTGATTTCGGATGTATATGCTTCGGCGGGAGTCGTCTTCAAGAAATGCGGCGGCGAAGCTGATGATCATATTGCCATTGAGCTGGAATTCATGGCGGTTATGCATGAACGGATGCTGTATAACAGCTTCTCTATCCGCAGCGCGATGGAGCTGCTGGAGATTCAGGAGAACTTCCTGGAGGAGCATCTGCTGAAATGGACGCCGCAGTTCTGCAAGAAGCTGAATGCTGCGACCGACAGTCCGTTATATCTTGGACTCAGCCATATGCTGGAGGAATTCCTGCCGCAGGATCTGCATATGCTGCGCGCCTGGAAATCTTCGCTGGAGAGCAGCGCGGCAGCAATGGTGTAATATCTGAAGCAGCAAGGCGCCCTTCGAATTTAGAAAGGCGCCTTATTTGTGTTGTAATTTGCCTCTGCATAGAGGTTACAGTTTTGTAGCTATTTCAGTTTAGACAAGGATTCCAGTAGGAAGAAACCGCTTCTTCGTGTAATATAAAAATGTGTCATTTTAGTGATGAACGGCGAAACGAGAAGGTAGGTTGTATATGAGAAGAGGACTGCAGGCTATAGTTATCATAGGGGCTTTGCTGGCTTTTTACTATTTTGGATTCGGGATTTTCGGCAGCACGGCCGGGACGGTTATCAGTATTTTTTCCACGCTGACCGTCATCTCCATCGGGCTGGGGATTTTCATGGAGAACCGCAATCCGTCGACAACGATGTCCTGGATTCTGCTGCTGGCCCTGATTCCGGTGCTGGGACTCGTCTTCTATTTCCTGTTCGGGCAGAATGTGTTCAAACGGCGCAAATACGACAAGAAAGCCCAGCGCGATCTGATGGCCTATGAGCGGATTGAGAATGATGCCCTGCGCATGCATCAGGACTGGTCCGTGTTCAGTCCGGCGCGCCAGAAGCTGATTGGTTTATCACAGCGGCTGGGACGTACACCGATTTCCTTCAGCTCGGAGACGCGGATTCTCACCAACGGCGAAGAAACCTTCGGCACGCTGCTGCTTGAGCTGCGGCAGGCGCAGCATCATATTCATATGGAATATTATATATTCCGGGCGGATCATATCGGTACGCGCATTCAGCAGATTCTGATCGAAAAGGCGCGCGCAGGGGTAGCTGTCCGGTTCATGTACGATGCGGTCGGCAGCATTCAGCTCTCCAAGGCCTTCCTTAAGGAGCTGAGCGATGCCGGAGTACAGGTGGCCGCATACGGCAACTCAACCTCCTTCTTCTCCAGCCGGGTGAACTACCGGAACCACCGTAAGATCGTGGTCATTGACGGTGATGTCGGATTCATGGGCGGACTTAATGTCGGGGACGAGTATTTGAGCCGCAGCAAGACTTACGGCTTCTGGCGCGATACGCATATGCTGCTGAGAGGCGAGGCGGTGCGGACGATGCAGATTATTTTCCTGCAGGACTGGATGCATACCACCGGCGAGAAAATACTGGAGCAGGATTATCTCTCCCCGCAGCTGCGGTTTACAACCGGAGACGGGGCCGTGCAGATTATTGCCAGCGGGCCGGATAATGAGCGGCGTGCGCTGAAGAATATCTTTTTCTCCATGATCACCTCTGCGGAGAAATCGGTGTGGATCGCCAGCCCCTACTTCATCCCCGATGAGGACATCCTGACCGCCCTGCGTGTGGCGGCAATGTCAGGTCTGGATGTACGGCTGCTATTCCCGGCCAAACCGGATAAATGGCTGCCGTTCCTGGCTTCGCACTCCTACTTTCCGGCGCTGCTGGAATCCGGGGTGAAGATCTATGAATATGAGAAGGGCTTTATTCATTCAAAGCTGCTGATTGCCGACGGGGAGATCGCCACGATTGGCACAGCCAACATGGATATGCGCAGCTTCCATCTTAACTTTGAGGTGAATGCGCTGCTGCTGCAGACCGAGAGCGTCTCGCGGATCGTCGCGGACTTCGAGCGGGATTTGCTCTCCACCCGGGAGATTATCCATGAGACCTTCATGGATAAGCGGCTGCTGGAGCGGCTGCTGGAATCGGCCGCCCGGCTGATGTCCCCGCTGCTGTAACTGAACAATATAAGACCGCCGGAGAAGCAGAGCTTCCGGCGGTCTTTTTTTGCAGGAGGAGGATTCAGAATGTGGTAAATCCGAGACGGGTCTGCAGCCGGTAGATGATGTATTTCAACCAGGTGATTTCGCTCTGATAGTCCTCCAGCGGCAGGCTGTACCGGGCATCCTCGTTGTTCCACAGACGGGTGAAATAGCTTTCTACTTCCGTATACAGCGGCTGATCCCGCGGAACGGATACAAAGAGATTGTTCTCAAGATTATAGTCATCCAGATTGCGGGCCGTGAAATTGGTTGATCCGCCGAGGACGATGGAATTGCCTGACGCTTTGGCAATGAACATCAGCTTGCTGTGATATTGCTCCTGGCCTGTGTTATACCAGCGGATGGCAATCCGGCCATTAGAGCGCCGGTTCAGATCCATGGCTACCGGACGGTTCGGAATGCCGATCTTGTCCCGGCCGAAGGCGTTCTGATTCGGATCGAGCAGCAGCCTTACCTCGGCTCCGCGTTTGTCAGCGGCAAGCAAGGCGTCGATAATCCGGTCATCTGCCAGATAGAACATGCCCATCCAGATGATATCGCCGCGGCCTGCTGCACCGAGGCTCTCCAGCGCGGATGTATATACTTTACCTTCGGTCAAATAACGGACTTCCAGCGCAGCTTCTGGGGAGGAATTAACCTCCTGCCGGAATTGGGGCGGCTTGCTTAATAGCGGGCCTGCCCCCGACAGATCGGCTGCAGCCTGCTCGCTCTGCAGAATGTCTGCCAGTATAGGACCCTGCACTTCGAGGGCAATATTGGAATGATAGGCGCTGGCGTCATGCACATTCCCGGAGGAGATGAGGGCAGTGCTCTCGCTGAGCACTACCTTGCGGTGGTTGGCTTTGACATTCAGCAGCTTCAGATAGGAACGCGCCGTAATGTCCGGTCCGCCGCTGGCCATCAGATTCGGAATCCAGCCCCGGCCGGATTGGCCGAACCACTGGATGAAGGTACGCCAGACTGCAGAGTAGGCCGGGGTTGAATCGCGCAGATCATCGACATCGGTCATAACCACCCGGATCCCGGCGGCTTTCATATCCTCCAGCAGCTGATTGGGGGCAGAACCGTAATTCGTATTTACCTCATCGGTAATGAAGGCGATCTCCATTCCGGGATATGCTGATTTCTGGGCAATAAGCTTATCGGCCAGCTTCCGGCTCACCGGGGGAAACTGCTGGTCA encodes:
- the moaA gene encoding GTP 3',8-cyclase MoaA yields the protein MEPLTDPFGRLHDYLRISVTDRCNLRCIYCMPAEGMQFQPQDEIMSYEEIAAVVQALAPLGLRKVRLTGGEPLVRRELEKLVSMIAAIPGIDDISLTTNGLLLPMKAASLKQAGLSRVNISLDSLRQDRFAMITRGGEVIKVLKGIEAAEAAGLSPIKLNVVLMKGINDDEIKDFIALTLDSPLNVRFIEYMPIGSSSDAWRQTYLPLETVVAACNEAGWSTEEADMPSGNGPSQNRRVAGAKGTFGLIHPVSEHFCDNCNRLRLTADGNIKACLYWADEYNVRPLISDPAAVQALFRQALGNKPHNHEMALALERKAQSHTPTTRRMSQIGG
- a CDS encoding molecular chaperone TorD family protein; amino-acid sequence: MTIPTVPSLVVPEAFSRWLESRGLIYQLLVDFYGRKPSLSLVAEWRGKREMSFAAEMTEGGREIKRYLCSQEPAMLRSICEKEKLEYTRLMNEHAVSPFVAREAAQLGREEEFCNVISDVYASAGVVFKKCGGEADDHIAIELEFMAVMHERMLYNSFSIRSAMELLEIQENFLEEHLLKWTPQFCKKLNAATDSPLYLGLSHMLEEFLPQDLHMLRAWKSSLESSAAAMV
- the cls gene encoding cardiolipin synthase yields the protein MRRGLQAIVIIGALLAFYYFGFGIFGSTAGTVISIFSTLTVISIGLGIFMENRNPSTTMSWILLLALIPVLGLVFYFLFGQNVFKRRKYDKKAQRDLMAYERIENDALRMHQDWSVFSPARQKLIGLSQRLGRTPISFSSETRILTNGEETFGTLLLELRQAQHHIHMEYYIFRADHIGTRIQQILIEKARAGVAVRFMYDAVGSIQLSKAFLKELSDAGVQVAAYGNSTSFFSSRVNYRNHRKIVVIDGDVGFMGGLNVGDEYLSRSKTYGFWRDTHMLLRGEAVRTMQIIFLQDWMHTTGEKILEQDYLSPQLRFTTGDGAVQIIASGPDNERRALKNIFFSMITSAEKSVWIASPYFIPDEDILTALRVAAMSGLDVRLLFPAKPDKWLPFLASHSYFPALLESGVKIYEYEKGFIHSKLLIADGEIATIGTANMDMRSFHLNFEVNALLLQTESVSRIVADFERDLLSTREIIHETFMDKRLLERLLESAARLMSPLL
- a CDS encoding phospholipase D family protein, yielding MMQGSRSITSEQSQLTIASGAVKPPGKRKSRVLRPRRFKVMTAFLLLFLWLAGVMLYQTHKPLPPGLSAESPLYKVSSVDFWHDLTYQDAGGAAVREEQILPRILQIVEDSREFLVIDLFLFNDYTHVDQQFPPVSRKLADKLIAQKSAYPGMEIAFITDEVNTNYGSAPNQLLEDMKAAGIRVVMTDVDDLRDSTPAYSAVWRTFIQWFGQSGRGWIPNLMASGGPDITARSYLKLLNVKANHRKVVLSESTALISSGNVHDASAYHSNIALEVQGPILADILQSEQAAADLSGAGPLLSKPPQFRQEVNSSPEAALEVRYLTEGKVYTSALESLGAAGRGDIIWMGMFYLADDRIIDALLAADKRGAEVRLLLDPNQNAFGRDKIGIPNRPVAMDLNRRSNGRIAIRWYNTGQEQYHSKLMFIAKASGNSIVLGGSTNFTARNLDDYNLENNLFVSVPRDQPLYTEVESYFTRLWNNEDARYSLPLEDYQSEITWLKYIIYRLQTRLGFTTF